TAACTTCaaactaatttaaaatgtaacaaACCGAACTCTTATTCTGTATCCTTTAAAAGGTCTCATAGTAATATCTGTTCATTACTAGATGTGGTCAAGGTTGTGAGCTGTACATATTCAGTTTGACTAAAAATATACTTTAGTACAAAATCCCAAGATTCAACATGAATAAGCACACTAGTTTCCTCAgttctttaaaatgaaaatcctCCTCAGCAGACCTACAATctttagaaaatataataaGTAGAAGTAACAGGGGAAATGTATTTTGAAAACAGAACATGACACAATAGCTGACTGAAAATACTATCTTGTTCTTCTCTCATCCATTTTTGTTAACAAAACTGTACGAGCAGTAGACTGCTGTGAGATTTGCAGCCTTAAAAGTGTCATATCCATGCAGATCCAACCAACTGTGATaggactgagaaaaaaaagtggccaTCTAAAATTTACTCAgggtaaacaacaacaagaaaacccatttagttatttatttcttcttcttcttcttccttggTGGTCCTTGATCTGAATCGCTGCTACTTCCTGAGTCTGAGCTGTcagaggacgaagaggaggaggaggaagaggcagatGAGGAAGAGCTGTCATCGTcgctgtcactgctgctgttgctgtcatctgaagaggagctggaggagtcACTGCTGTCAGACGATGAGTCACTGGAGGAAGCGTCTGAATCACTGCTGCTGTCGCTGGAGTCTTTAGCCCTGAGAGGTGAAGTGGCAGAGCACAAAGGACAAACATGAATACAGAAAACAGAGCCGCGCGTATAGTTGTTAAGTCTCACGCTGTACCTATAACGGTCACTGAGATGTTAAGAGGGCTGTGGTGGCTGTTGTAGTGTGACTTagcaaaagagaagagaagctgtGCAGTGACTCCTCACTGCTTTTTACCTTGTTGACTCTTCAACATGCTCAGTTTACCGACTTTGGAATTGAGATAGGGTTACAAGCACCAGTCTgctagatttttgttttgttattttactttGGAAGAACTGAGGAAATAGGGTAAACTGGAAACATTACATGCACATATACTCTTTTTCTAACTTGGATGTTGTATAGACCAGTGTAGTCATGTCACAGGAAGAGCAATCAGATTAGTTTTGCCCATCAGGGCTTCATCAGTGTCTTGTGTGAAGAGGCAGCAACACTTCTAGTGCTAAACAGTCTCATGCATCACTTCTTCCCCACAGTCACCAGCCTCTGATATCTCTTGACTGATGGCATCTGTCCCTCCTACTAACAGACAAGCATGGCCTGCcactctaaaataaaaaaaaacaaacaaacaaaacaagaaaacatccaCCCAGTGGTAAAGTGCacactgaataaatgagtgttGTACAAACTGCGATGCGAGTTTTATTACattattgtgacatttttgcAGTTGACAGCCACAATTCAACAAACAGTCTTTGATTATGCAAGTCAATGTTTTCCACATTGGAGGGTGGCTGAACACATGAGCAGGAGGATAATGTGGATGTGGAGTGAAACTTGAGTTAAACAGACCTtttgtcacagcagacattttgacttggcAAACACAAGTGTAGCTAATAACATTATAAATGGCTGCATAGCTCTGCAATAACTGGAGGGAACAAAGCTGTCGTTAAGCTTAttagttccacctgtgcttttcctgagACTAGTcaaaaaatgtctgctgtgaaagaaAGACCTACGCATCACATTCATTTAGGAATGATAAAGAAAGAGATGAGTGGGGGCGTTAAGTTGTGCTTAAAAGTATAAGTGTCTTTTTctagaagacattttgacacagCACAGTAGGAAAAGCGCAGGCTTGATAATACAATTAATGATCAATCAGTTTCATTTTGCTACTTCATTTTCAGGACCCTTGTTTTGtatattgtattgttttgtatATATTGGCTCACTGTCATGGCTTTTTGGGacacatgaacaaaacagaGCCATCCTTAATGTTATTACTTATTACATCTAGGCAGGCACTGAAAGGGCCGATTTAGAAACCATTACCATTACAATATGACTGAACAGTATAATCTTCAGACATTTGATAACAGTACTATTTCTAGTCTGTAAGATCACTGCTTAAGTAGTTTTTAATAAACTGTGGTGGAACACACTCAGTGCTCCACTAGAGGGAactatttcctgtttctgtccacAATGACAGAGGGATGTCTACAGTTCGGGCTTTGGACCAAGACCTGGACAGTAATGCTGGAAATGTCACCTACCATCTATAAACAAAGGCGGGCCTCTAGAACACAACTTCAAACttaaatcaaacaaatcaaacttAAATTAACGGGGCTACGACTCTCACATGACTTTCACGTGACTCCAACAACTAACATGTAACTTTATCGACTCGTATGACAATGCTCAAAAGATCATAAACAAATTGAAAGGCCAAGGGGATTTCAAACTAGTCACTAGACCTGAAGACACCTTTTGGATGAGCAGTATAACATCTTCAAGACTAAAACAAACAATCCAGCTGCTTCCAAAGATGTTTCCAATGATgcttttacaaatgaaaaagtGCATTACAGGATTTTTTCCTGAAAAAGGTACCACACCAGGGTAATGAGAAAAGTAATCAAAAAAGCCTTCATATAtcagtatatttttatttttttacacttaaACCAATGTGTGTAAGTACTACTACTTACTTGCTAATAAACActtgtaaataaatgtttcatttatattaaaatgtagTGGATTACTACATTTACTTACTACTGTTGAAATGATTGGAGTAAAAGCATGGTTTGGCCAAAGGGGCTAAAGAATTGTTGatctattatttattattatctaGTGTGCACAAAGTGAGTCAAACCATCCAACATTGTGACTTacttctttttaattttcttctcaCTGGAGCCTTCTCCTCCTGgtctgtgaggagaaaaaagcAACTGTTTTAGTGACAATTATTTGACAATAAGTTGAGTTTGAGTTGAGCCTAAACTCACAAGAAATAAAAGTATGTGTTGAAGTAGTTTTTTCGTTTATTACAACAAATCAATCATGGAAAGGTGACCAGCCTAATATCTGGTCCTTTGCTATGCATGATGTTATACTGACATGTAACTTTCCCTTTGCCTAAAAGAAATTTGGTCCAAGGTGAAATATCgggtcattaaaaaaaattaacaatatGCAATATGCTTCACTGGTAACTCTGATTTAATGGACCTTGCCATTACATTACATGTTGACAACCAATTTTTAGGAACGTGTTTAGATGTTTCATATAATCCATGAaacagtctgaaaacaaaaatccttatattttatgtgattacatgtgtttgtatatgtgtctgAAAATGATCAGCTTGCACAAAGAAAAGATATTTACTTTTTTGACTtcaacaaaatatgtaatttacCCAGAGatgcccaaacttttgcatacAATAGTACTGGCACCTTTTTCATTTCGGTTCAAGCACCAGCAGCTATTATGAAATCACAGTCcttaaaagtgaaatgttgactttaAACAGTTACCATAGCATACTGCATTAATTAATACATCCTCTAGATGGCGATAAAAAACAACAGGATTCAGCTGGTTAGTTGATTTGTGTACATACATTTTCATAGTATAGACTCCTTTACTCCTCGTGTGTCCTTTTCTGAATATAACAGTGGCTCCTTTTAATCTACAGATGAACTTTTCTTCAGTGTGAGTCAGAAACTGCAGAGTGTTTTTACTGCAACACAGTGCACAGTCTCTTTCAACATGACATGTCAGCTTAGTTTGACACCCTCGCTCTTCCTCTGACAAGCTAAATTCTCTGACTCACTGAGACAACCGTGAAAACTATTTCAGTCTGATCGCCCACCTCATTCCAGGCTTAACATCAGAGCAGGTAAGTGTAAAGTTAACAAGGTGTGAACACCTGCTTCTCTCTGTACTCAGAGGCTTCTGATTCATGGCCCAATGATTACTGAGCTCAAATGGTAGACACgcaattaacaaaaaaaaaaaattgggactctTGTACTTCCTCTGGTTTTTACTGACATATCATCATGGCAGCATCTTTTGATGCAGCTCTGCTTCAAATGCTTCTGTCGATGCACTGATGTTTGTGAAACCACAGCAGCAATAACATATGGCCCCGATAGTGTGGGTAGTAATTATTTTCGTCGCTGATTAATTTGATGATTATTTccttgattaattgtttagtttgcaaaatgtcagaaaatagtgaaaaatgccagtTATAATTTACTACAACCCAGgatgacatcttcaaatgttttttgtatgaCCAAAAGCCAAAAATCAACTGTTTAgcactttaataaaaaaaaaaatattaaaagatgaTTAAAATAGCTGCTAGTTAGTTAGTTTTCTTGTCAActgactaattgttgcagctctagtAAATGTATGCTTTTCTTTATGTGTTATTGTAGGAAAAGATGCTAAAACTCTGTGGCTCACTGTAACTCAGTGTCATACTGAGAAGAGCGTGGAGCAGGAAATAACCCATAAAAAATGATGTAAATTGTCCTGTAAGAACCAGCGTGTTTCTGCTTCAAATACAGTTAGTGAATAACTTGTGCCTCCAGTACAGAATATGAATATCACTCATATCACTCTACTGACCAAAATGATAATGCTTATTTATGTTATGATCTTAAACATGTTATTTTAGTAGCATAAAACAGAATCAGCAAAGCAGCGGTGAACTGATGGAGACGCCTTACCCAGTGGTGCTGAGGGGGTTATTTTCATTCTCCTTGAGTTTCTTTTTCAACTCAACTGTCCTTGATGGTCTGTGCACATATTTCCGCTTCCCTGTGCATTCGTAGGTCCAGTGTCCCATCTCCAAACACTTCTGGCAACGCACATGTTGTTTGTTCGCCTCTCTGTATGTGATAAAACAGACTCTGAATGTTATGCCTTATTTTATAGACTCATCTAACCGCCCTAACctagaaaaaaatatgtgtcGCTTTGACTGTCAAAGCCATTATGTCCTGGCTAAGAAAAACAAACGAACGAACTAAGATATAGGCCTACACCACTGGTCTCCATTGCAAAATAATTTTCCATCAGCAGCGTTTTTCACttgaatatgaaaatgaaagcatGGTCTAATTTATCAAATGTATTTCTTGAGCAATATGGAAAATAGGTTTGCTCATTTTATATGCCTTGTTTAAAATACCCCAATATCGGAATATGTCGATGTGTAAACAAGATTATggtggagtgtttttttttcatatgacCTTACAATCACGTAGTAAAACACTAATCAGAACACGAGTCGATTAAGTCGCctggacttaaaaaaaaccaaaaccaaaaaacagcactgattgTTATTATAACTTGACATATCTTACGCTTATCTCAAATAAACCGAGGTCCCGCTGGTTAGTTTTATACTGAAACGCAACAGTCATGAGCTCAAAGGCTAAATTAATGTTTACAGACAGCAAACAGCCCTACAGTTACACAATAATTCAGTTTTGATGAGAAAGACAGCAGCGCATTTATGCTCACATTCAGCCCTGCAGCGCTCGCTATTGACCTCATATATCTGACACGAAGCTCGACGaactcagtgtcagtgtcattaATGTTTGAAAGGCTGCTGTATTCACTAAATATGAAAACGAAGCAGCAGTTATTTTTAGTTAACTAAACAATACTCACGCTTGCCTCCTGGCTATTATTCTATGCATGGGAGTCGCCATGCTGCAGTTTACTTTTTTCTCCTTCGTTGTTCACTGATCAGTTGGTATTTCCGGCAACTTTAATGCATCCAGCGCCCCCTGTTGGTGAAGATGGTGTACTGCATGTACACCGTACTGTAACTCACGAATCATGAGTGCAATTAATTTTCTTACCGTTCTTTGACCTAAAAGAGTGTTTGACCTGTCTATTTACCAACCCACAATTCCTCATTGTTTCCTGGATACATCAAGGCTTGGTCCTATTCATACTTTTGGCAACAGACTCCAAATTGGATTTTAGTCGTTTGTTGTACCAGACCGTAGTATTATAAAATCGCTTTGTGCTCGGTTTTATTTACATATCTTCAGGTGTATTCTAAGATGTTTTGtagaagaaacaaaataaaatataactgcTAAATAATACCTTGTAAACAGTATTAGTTtataaaggaataaaaaaaaaaaaaaaacagagatgttgcagtaaatatatattcagaaaATAATGTGCAACTTTGGTTCGTTCTCTCAGTGTGTGGTAAGCTTTTAACATATGACTTCATACTTTGAACACCcttatacagtacagtacagtacagtctatttttgttttcccacaTACAGTTGATCCCATACATCACTACACTACTTAGCCTTGGAATTCTTTCAGAGTAACTCTAAAAAACTAAAGTGATCTCGAAATGTTAAGAAATCAATGGACATTTCCACCAATTGCTCGCGTATTGGAGAACAATCTCTCACATGGTTATAGAAAGGTCCAGAGATATCCAGAACGACGTAAATCTCGCGATGACTCCAGACGAGAAGTCAGTACGACCAccttgctgctgcagcctgccAGCATAGATCAGAGACACCGGTAATAGTCAGCGGGGCGGATTATGAGTCGAAGTATCCCTGCTTAACACAGCGTAAAACAACCTACCGCTTTACCTGACTTTGACAGCTTCTTGAAGCTATAGCTAtacctttgttttatttttcaacgTCGCACTGAAGATAACGTTAAAGCTAGAAGATAAACGTATCGCAGAAGATGTCTGTGGTGGGATTTGACTTGGGCTTTCAAAGCTGCTATGTAGCTGTAGCCCGAGCTGGAGGGATCGAGACAGTCGCCAACGAGTACAGCGACAGATGCACACCGTAAGTACCTAAAATACAGATATCATTTACTGGACTTGTGAGGGAACAGctacagagaggagaggtgttATTTTCTAACGGCTGTTATCTCGCCGGTGTTAGGGTAGTACACGTGAATGCAGCCATACTGACTAGCAACCATTAGCGCAACTTGTGTGCTGGGTTGGTCGATTAATCTGAAATTCAGCTCAAGTCAATTAGAAAAACACTTGGAAATATTTTAGTGACGAATGTGGAATAATCTACGGTTCATCATCAACATACACAGCTCGTTCCCGAActagctagctagttagctaagCTTAGTCTTTAACTAACGTCACTGTGCGTTTTGAAAACTGTCTTTAGTTGCCCGGCGAACAGGAGCGGGCGGTGTTTCCCGCAAACCACCGTTGTAGTTACTGTTGCTCAGCTCTTGCTCCGGTGTGCCCCTTGTGAAAAAGCGTGCATCTCGCGTTGCGTTGTCGATGACAACAGCAGCCAATCGCTTGTTGGAACATTCTAGCAATTTTTGTAGTCCCTTTTAAGAGTTGCCCTAAACACGTATGTGTATATTCTGTTTATATTAAATTAAGAaaagcacatttgttttttaagaaCTTTATCATTAAAGTGTTTTATATTGTTCTAAATTTAGCTCATTTGGCTGAGACGGCACACTTTGTACCCACAGTAGTTGTGGGTCCTGTCATGACATCTAATGAATAAATCTTAATGAATTTTAGGTGATCTTTTGGAAGGTGTTGACATGTTTGCATATGCTATTAAGGAGACTATTTCTTTATTAAATATGACTTTGAATaggtgttattttattttattgtattacaTCAGTTTAGGCCTTATATGAAGAATGAAATTCACTGTTTCAGATAATAATATTATTCGCATAATATTGCGAATCCTTGTGATAATCTGTTTGGTAATGCTTTTATCTCAAAGGTGGAAGAAAAAATGATTTAACGTACCCAATTATGCTAAATTATGAGCTTGTTACTAAGTTAGAGAAATCTTTTTAAATTGAAACTAACATTTAAGATTGTGAGGGTAAAGGAATTTAATTTTGTTGTCTTCATCCATACTGAAATGAATAGGAAGAAATACCTGAGATTTTTGGATTGGTTTTACAAACAAACCTGTTTGTAACACACTAGTGACTAAGAAGCAATCAGTTAATCTATTGGATTAAACAATGGGCAGAAAGACAACAGATTCTAACtttgaaattaaataataatttgtatGTGAAATACAGAATTCTTTCCAACTTTAACTTCAAAAAGTTGGAGAGTACCTTGCTTCTTTCAGTTTCTTAATATTACATCTGAATACTTTgtgggtttctttttttattgcagttggtcagacaaaatatGCAGTTTCAAGCCATCAGTAAGACTATTAAGTCTTGTGAGAGGGATTAAATTTCTGAGCTTGAATATTTAATCAAAAGAATAGTCATTTAATCAAAGAGGGGTTGAGCATTGCCTTTCAGGAGTGTTGCCCTAAAACAAGCCCACAACTTAAATAATCCTTAAAAGTGTTGGAATAATTTCCCACCTTTTCCACTTTAATTTTCATGCTTAagtgcatttcttttttctgaatgTTATTCTGTTCCTTTGTTCTGCCTTTCACCTCACTACAAATGAGCCAAAAAcaccacatcacacagcttACCACTCTGTTCTTGGGTCAAGTTGTGGCCCTGCGCCTGTTGAGTCAATTTCCTCAGAGACTTGAGGCGTTGATCTGTCTTTGACATCACCAACTGCACTTGTGTGTTGACAGCGACTGTGGCTCTGACATCTGCGTTTGATAGGGATGATGATAACAGGCATGTTTAGACCACAACCCAGTGGGATACAAGTGGACTGACCACACCACTTCAGAGTGTTTATACACTACTGAGTGAACTGAGAGATGAATCCCAAGCATGCTTTTTGTTTCAACAAACCTTAACATTGTAATACACATTTTATCTTGCTTCTgtacaaactaaaataaaatgctagTGTTGCTGCTACAGACATGGAAATTGGTCTGCCCAGTTTTATGTGGGTAGGGCTCCAATTTGTCATGTCATGTGTAAGAAtgagaatgaaaacaacaaacctgTCGAGCAAATCTGTCTTGATTTGGGGTTTATTCACAAATAGATggattattttaaaaagagcTTAGCTTGCTTGTAATAACATGTTGTTCATGTTGTGGCTTAACGCTTTATTTTATTGTCTAGGTCATTTGTATCATTTGGACCACAAAATCGATCCATAGGAGCAGCTGCAAAGAGCCAGGTAAAATCAGTTCACTCACCCTGTCATCCTCCTCAAAGTTCTTTgcaattaaaatgcaaaaattgaAAACAGCATCAAGATTAATGCTCATTATTGTGACTccattttcatttactttcttctcttttgcttCGTTAGGTGGTGACCAACTGTAAGAACACGGTGCAGGGCTTCAAGCGGTTCCATGGCAGGACGTTCACAGACCCCTACGTCCAGTCAACCAAGTCTAACTTGGTGTACGACCTGGCACAGATGCCCTCTGGAGCCGCCGGCATAAAAGTAAGAATAAGGATATTAAGGTGCTCCGTCTTTATTAGAGACTATATAGATGTTGTCCTGAAATTATCATTGGCAGTACTGTACACTGAAATGGGccgattaaaagaaaaaaaaaaggggggggggggcaatcaTAAGAAATTTAGTAGAACAGCTTATTCCTGACCATATTGCCTTAACCACTCTTACCTGCTGTGCTCTAACAAATACCTCATGTAATGCTCTTTTCTCTGAATCATAGCTCTTCTACTTTGCTATGCTTTTATGCTCTTAAAACAACCTCTTCCACTTCTAAAtagttatatttattttcttggcATTTTGTCTCTTGCGTGACAAAATTCAGTGGTTAAAATGATCATCGTATTATCTCCCTGAACCTTGCACTTAGCTTAATGCcttaacatgaaaaataactaaCTGCTGGTACCATCAGAAAGGTAGTGTAAGATCCATAACATACCCAAAGTTCTTGCAAGGACGCAAACGCCTGGCAtgcacactgcaaacacacagcctgtCATTTTGTTATGTCCCTGTGGTGATAAATCATGTCAGTCCTCAGGATAAATGAGAGTAGAGGAAATGTCAAATCAAAGTAGACTGCATCAACCTGTTGTTGCCAGCAAAACCACTCCTCACATTAAGAGTTTTCAGGTTAggatatttacatatttttcataGCACTTAGGGAATGGAGGTCCTGTGGGGGCCTGTTTTGTGAGCACCGTGTCTGTTAAATTGCCTTAAATTCAGCTGTTAGTCTTATTTATAGGGGtacctgtttttaaaatgttttttttttctaaatatatattttttgcacaCTATGAcacatttcttctttgttttatctCTATTTAAAGAAATTGTCTTGAGAGTGATCATCTTCCTAATTGTCTGATTCTAGGTGATGtacatggaggaggagagagtgttCAGTATCGAGCAGGTCACTGGCATGCTGCTGACCAAACTGAAGGAGACTGCTGAAAGTGCACTGAAGAAACCAGTCGCAGACTGTGTCATCTCGGTAAGCATTCCTGCGGAACACTGCGACGGTTTCACGGCTTCAGCAGGGTGTCTGAAAATCTATAAAACCTTTTAAACAGATTTGTCAGTTGCTGTGCATTAGTTTTCTTGTGAAAATCTGTCTGCTTGTCCAGGCCCCACGAGATGTTTTTAGGCTTATTTTTGTGTCAACATATCTTATCGGTTTACCTTTATATGTCTAAGGAGGTGTTGATTTAACTTTTGGATCCCTGCACAGAGCTTATTTTAAGATGTGACACTGCACTGACTTCAAGAGACCTATGACTCACTTTACGTGCCGCGTTCACTGTACTTAATCCTCTCGCATTTTCAAGCACTTTGGGTGAAATAAAAATGGCCAGTGAAAGCTGTCTCCAAGGTGTATAAACGTATTACCACCTGTTCATGTGACATGTTGAGCTCTACGCACTTAACCAGATGTCTTGTCTGAAAGCTTTATTTCCTCTCTTGCACCTTGTTGGTGAAGAGtgggaagtgtgtgtttcttgctGTGCTCAGTATATGAAATCACCAGCAGCATCTGTTATGTAATGTTACAGATCTCACACAGTGAGACTGTTACTTTCACTGGGCCTGAATCTACAGTTTACATTAGCCCTAGAGATGGATAACATGTTATTATTACTGTGGCCAATAGCTAAATTTGGCCCTTGAGCTTTTCCACAAggagatgttttgttttggctccCGGAGTAACTAACGCGGTAACGTTTTCCAGACATCTTGTGATGCAGGCGATTCATACATCATTAGTGTTCAAAGTGATCATCCACATAGAAGAAATTAAAGATGGGCTTTAgctttttgacacattttgtgtgttaACAGTGCCTTAACAACAATACCAGGTACATGCATTTTTCTGTTATTCATGGTTCCACTCAAATCCCTCATTCAGAAATGCTTGATGTTAGTACCTTCAATCACTGAAACTCATCAATCCTTTGTTctaacactgtatttttttttctttgccctccCAGGTCCCGAGCTATTTCACTGATGCAGAGAGGAGGTCTGTCATGGATGCAGCTCAGATCGCAGGCCTCAACTGTCTACGGCTAATGAATGAGACCACTGCAGGTAAATGCAAACTCTGTAAACTCTGTGCAGGACAGGCAGCATCTGAATAATTTTGACTCGTTATCCCTTATTCCACTTTTtagccacacaaacactgtgctgtGAAATAACACCTGGATGCTATTTTGTATGAgatctgttgttttcatttcctgaaaCATTTGGCTCTATTAAAAAAGCTATGAGGATGTATCGAGTTGTCAGCTTTCAGCCAAGTACTGTATGTGGCAAAACATAGTCTATAAATTGTTGCTGAGTAAAAGTTTGAGCCATTCTACAGCTGTAAATTCATGTAAACATCACATTTGTGCTACAGCGTATTTTCCTAAACCTGCAGAAACTCTGATTAATGTTTTAGTTGGTAACTTTCCCATAAGATACAGTGAAACAGATGAATGTCATAAAACTACGCctacattttattcatttgtatttGGTCCCACCCTGGTAGCGGCACCTCTCTGTAGGTCAGATGTACTGGTACATCTAACACTATAttatgtctgtttgttgcaGTGACTCTGGCATATGGCATCTACAAGCAGGACCTGCCAGCTCCAGAAGAGAAGCCCAGGATAGTGGTGTTTGTGGATGTGGGCCACTCTGGTTACCAGGTGTCAGTTTGTGCCTTCAACAAGGGAAAGCTCAAGGTGAGTAATGAATAATTtgtgcacattttgaaaagcaaTACTGAAAGGGGAAAAGCTTTTAGGGCAGGTTGTGAGGACACTGTAGGTTCTaaagtttgtcatttttttcccttattgTTGCAAAGACAGACTGAATGGTGAACAGTGCTGCCTACCAGTTACTTTTAATTActtgttcatgtttattttgctGAAGTGTGCACACCCACACCCTTTGATGCTAGACCTGGAATGACCTGCCTGATTTCCTCAGGCAGGTCATTCCAGattttgtttgagtttgtacTTTATATTATTTGGATTGTCTTATTATTCATCCCCTATTATAACTAATTCATCTTGCATTACTGGAGTTGGTTGTATCTTTTTATCTTGTGATAAAATAATGGAATAATCTACAAATAAagattattattagtattattagaCATCCTTGACATAGCCTACATATATGCACTGGAATTGTGCTGTATGTCAAGTATTTATCCTCTAGTTTAATAATTTACCATCACTTCCAatgcttcctccctctccccgtCCACTATCAGATCCTGGCTACAGCGTTTGATCCAGAGCTTGGCGGGAAGGACTTTGATGACATCCTGGTTAACTACTTCTGTGAGGAGTTTGGGAAGAAATACAAGCTGGACGTCAAGTCTAAGCCCCGGGCGCTGGTGCGGCTCTACCAAGAGTGTGAGAAGCTCAAGAAGCTGATGAGTGCCAACTCCTCCGACCTGCCTCTCAACATCGAGTGCTTCATGAACGACATTGACGTTTCCAGTAAACTTAACAGGTAATAAATTAAGAGGACAAAGCCTGCAATGCCACAATAGGTAAACAAAGTCATCAGTGAAAGTTTGAGGAACCCTTTATAATCTGGATTGTTTGTGcctttttgctttattttaaccagtgaaaataaagttacttttaaacTGTTTACTTTTGATATCCATTTGCCTGTCACACTGTCAGTTTCTCTGAACATGTGGGTTTTtcctgagagtgtgtgtgtgtgtgtttgtgtgagagtctGCATCTATTAATAATGTATGA
This genomic stretch from Toxotes jaculatrix isolate fToxJac2 chromosome 12, fToxJac2.pri, whole genome shotgun sequence harbors:
- the zcchc10 gene encoding zinc finger CCHC domain-containing protein 10, producing the protein MATPMHRIIARRQAEANKQHVRCQKCLEMGHWTYECTGKRKYVHRPSRTVELKKKLKENENNPLSTTGPGGEGSSEKKIKKKAKDSSDSSSDSDASSSDSSSDSSDSSSSSSDDSNSSSDSDDDSSSSSASSSSSSSSSDSSDSGSSSDSDQGPPRKKKKKK